The Monodelphis domestica isolate mMonDom1 chromosome 7, mMonDom1.pri, whole genome shotgun sequence genome window below encodes:
- the LOC100018664 gene encoding brain-specific serine protease 4-like: protein MGVSSYCWAWFGFLVLLLFLTHSVTPEAAEMPACGKPQLLNRIIGGEDAMEAEWPWIVSIQKNGTHHCAGSLITNRWVVTAAHCFKDSVEPSQFSVLLGAWQLANPGPRTVRVGMAWVLPHPRYIWKESNQGDIALVRLEHSIKFSEHVLPICLPDSTVKLRPGTSCWIAGWGSIGEGVSLPNPQTLQKLKVPIISSETCSRLYWRGAGQGAITSDMLCAGYLEGKKDACLGDSGGPLMCQVNGSWLLAGIISWGEGCAERNRPGVYIRLTAHQAWIQRVVQGAQFRGQPRGDTEDFGLMSERDNRGYRLRPS, encoded by the exons ATGGGAGTTTCCAGCTACTGCTGGGCCTGGTTCGGGTTCTTGGTCCTTCTGTTATTCCTGACCCACTCAG TCACTCCAGAAGCTGCTGAGATGCCAG cCTGTGGGAAACCCCAGCTGCTGAACCGAATCATTGGGGGTGAGGACGCCATGGAGGCTGAATGGCCATGGATTGTCAGTATCCAGAAGAATGGGACTCACCACTGTGCCGGCTCCCTGATCACCAACAGATGGGTAGTCACAGCTGCCCATTGCTTCAAGGA tTCCGTGGAGCCATCTCAATTTTCAGTGCTTCTGGGGGCCTGGCAGCTGGCAAACCCTGGCCCTCGGACCGTACGAGTGGGCATGGCCTGGGTACTGCCCCACCCTAGATACATCTGGAAAGAGAGCAACCAGGGGGACATTGCCCTAGTACGCCTCGAACACTCCATCAAATTCTCTGAGCATGTCCTGCCCATCTGTTTGCCTGACAGCACTGTAAAGCTCCGTCCTGGTACCTCTTGCTGGATTGCTGGCTGGGGCAGCATTGGAGAAGGAG TCTCCCTGCCAAACCCCCAGACTCTGCAGAAGCTGAAAGTCCCCATCATCTCCTCTGAGACGTGCAGCCGCCTCTACTGGCGGGGTGCCGGACAGGGAGCCATCACCTCAGATATGCTGTGTGCTGGCTACCTAGAAGGCAAGAAGGATGCATGCCTG GGTGACTCGGGGGGCCCCCTGATGTGCCAAGTGAATGGGTCCTGGCTTCTTGCTGGCATCATCAGCTGGGGAGAGGGCTGCGCTGAGCGCAACCGGCCTGGTGTCTACATTCGCCTCACTGCCCACCAAGCCTGGATTCAAAGAGTAGTGCAAGGGGCACAGTTCCGAGGCCAGCCGCGGGGAGACACCGAAGACTTTGGCCTGATGAGTGAAAGGGACAACCGAGGTTACAGGCTGCGGCCCTCCTAG